From Cellulomonas chengniuliangii, the proteins below share one genomic window:
- a CDS encoding neocarzinostatin apoprotein domain-containing protein: MEPRLRLQQRLLAVSVLTACAVAGAASVATAAPAGDLVVSQTEGLTPGQVVTVSGSGFDEAKGIYVAVCVDNGPGATPTPCLGGVDVEGSGGGSAWISSNPPSYAAGLPTPFGPGGTFEVALPVAVEDPVAGVDCREVQCAVSVRYDHTRVDDRTGDVLVPIAFAADGAVADAPAATDPEPAATPEPEMTAYGAEEVVDDSAAAPADEEAGVDGPLIAGIVGAVLLVAAGAVLVARRRRTPTAAEPASDPTS, from the coding sequence GTGGAACCACGCCTCCGACTCCAGCAGCGGCTCCTGGCCGTCTCCGTGCTCACCGCCTGCGCCGTGGCAGGCGCCGCGAGCGTCGCGACCGCGGCGCCGGCAGGCGACCTCGTCGTCTCGCAGACCGAGGGCCTCACGCCCGGGCAGGTCGTGACGGTCAGCGGCAGCGGCTTCGACGAGGCCAAGGGGATCTACGTAGCCGTCTGCGTCGACAACGGCCCCGGCGCGACCCCGACCCCCTGCCTCGGTGGTGTCGACGTCGAGGGGTCCGGCGGCGGCTCCGCCTGGATCTCCTCCAACCCGCCCTCGTACGCCGCGGGCCTGCCGACGCCGTTCGGGCCGGGCGGGACGTTCGAGGTCGCGCTCCCCGTCGCCGTCGAGGACCCGGTCGCCGGAGTGGACTGCCGCGAGGTCCAGTGCGCCGTCTCTGTCCGCTACGACCACACGCGCGTGGACGACCGCACCGGCGACGTGCTCGTCCCGATCGCGTTCGCCGCTGACGGAGCAGTCGCCGACGCCCCCGCCGCCACGGATCCCGAGCCGGCGGCGACGCCCGAGCCCGAGATGACCGCCTACGGCGCCGAGGAGGTCGTGGACGACTCCGCGGCTGCCCCCGCCGACGAGGAGGCCGGCGTCGACGGCCCCCTGATCGCCGGCATCGTCGGCGCCGTCCTCCTGGTCGCCGCCGGAGCCGTGCTGGTGGCCCGCCGCCGACGCACGCCGACCGCCGCCGAGCCCGCCTCGGACCCCACGAGCTGA
- a CDS encoding heme/hemin ABC transporter substrate-binding protein, which yields MKTGARPRPRSTALSALAGLLAVVLLAGCAPADATAPSATGDTAGPATAVVDDASIHPITTDPEPRLPVTVRSYDGVDVTITDVSRIIAVDLYGTLGEIVYTLGLGDNVVGRDRATGFPEAADVPLVSAAGHDLNAESILSLNPTVVLTDTSIGPSEVQAQLRAAGIPVVYFTPERTLEGIGPQITAVAEALGVPEAGAALVERVEGEIASAVELAPADGEAPRIAFLYLRGAAGIYLLGGPGSGADAMIHAIGAVDVGTNIGLDRSFVNLTSEALISAAPDVILVFSEGLKSVGGVDGLVGITGIAQTPAGANRRVVDMSDTTLLSFGPRTGATVRALAEAVHGTSR from the coding sequence ATGAAGACTGGCGCGCGCCCTCGGCCGCGATCCACCGCACTCTCCGCCCTCGCCGGCCTGCTGGCCGTGGTCCTGCTCGCCGGGTGCGCCCCCGCGGACGCGACCGCCCCATCGGCCACCGGCGACACGGCGGGGCCCGCGACCGCCGTGGTCGACGACGCGAGCATCCACCCGATCACCACCGACCCCGAGCCCCGCCTGCCCGTGACCGTGCGCTCCTACGACGGGGTGGACGTCACCATCACCGACGTGAGCCGGATCATCGCCGTCGACCTGTATGGGACCCTCGGCGAGATCGTCTACACCCTCGGCCTCGGGGACAACGTCGTCGGGCGCGACCGGGCGACGGGCTTCCCGGAGGCCGCCGACGTGCCACTCGTCTCCGCCGCCGGGCACGACCTCAACGCGGAGTCGATCCTCTCGTTGAACCCCACCGTCGTCCTCACCGACACCTCGATCGGGCCGTCCGAGGTGCAGGCCCAGCTCCGCGCGGCGGGCATCCCGGTCGTCTACTTCACGCCTGAGCGAACGCTCGAGGGGATCGGGCCCCAGATCACCGCCGTGGCGGAGGCGCTGGGCGTCCCCGAGGCCGGCGCCGCCCTGGTCGAGCGGGTCGAGGGCGAGATCGCCAGCGCGGTCGAGCTGGCCCCGGCCGACGGCGAGGCGCCGCGGATCGCGTTCCTCTACCTGCGCGGCGCCGCCGGGATCTACCTGCTGGGCGGCCCCGGCTCGGGCGCCGACGCGATGATCCATGCGATCGGCGCCGTCGACGTGGGCACCAACATCGGGCTCGACCGCTCGTTCGTCAACCTGACCAGCGAGGCGCTGATCAGCGCCGCCCCCGACGTGATCCTCGTGTTCTCCGAGGGCCTGAAGTCGGTCGGCGGGGTCGACGGGCTGGTGGGCATCACGGGCATCGCGCAGACCCCCGCGGGCGCCAACCGCCGCGTGGTCGACATGAGCGACACGACACTGCTGAGCTTCGGCCCGCGCACGGGCGCCACGGTGCGCGCCCTGGCCGAGGCCGTGCACGGGACGTCCCGATGA
- a CDS encoding FecCD family ABC transporter permease — translation MTTTVGAARPAGPGSPSPAPPGTPVAHRRRGRLLLISLAVAVVVAAVVAAGVGQVRIPPAEVLGSLLHRVGLDVGPLPSHPQGENTLWLVRFPRLTLALLVGAALGCAGALMQGVFANPLAEPGIIGVSSGAAVGACAVIVFGGALTAGPWVAAAAFVGGLVTTFAVYALARSGGRTEVVTLVLTGVAINAFAGGLLAFFTFIASPAAREQIVFWQLGSLNGASWSSVAIVAPLVAIGLVIAMALARRLDLLSLGERAARHLGVNVERLRQGVIVLVAVLVASGVAFTGIIAFVGLVVPHLVRMAAGPGHRLLVPGSALGGALVLLVADLVARTAIANADLPLGMLTSLVGGPFFFWLLRRTRATQGGWA, via the coding sequence ATGACCACCACCGTCGGCGCCGCCCGCCCTGCCGGGCCCGGCTCTCCCAGCCCCGCTCCCCCCGGCACGCCGGTCGCCCATCGGCGCAGAGGGCGACTGCTGCTCATCAGCCTGGCTGTCGCCGTGGTAGTCGCCGCCGTGGTCGCCGCCGGGGTGGGCCAGGTCCGCATCCCGCCCGCCGAGGTGCTCGGCTCGCTGCTGCACCGCGTCGGGCTCGACGTCGGGCCTTTGCCGAGCCACCCGCAGGGCGAGAACACGTTGTGGCTCGTGCGGTTCCCCCGCCTCACCCTGGCGCTGCTGGTGGGCGCCGCACTCGGCTGCGCCGGGGCGCTGATGCAAGGCGTCTTCGCCAACCCGCTCGCCGAGCCCGGCATCATCGGCGTGTCCTCGGGGGCCGCGGTCGGCGCGTGCGCGGTCATCGTCTTCGGCGGCGCCCTCACGGCCGGGCCGTGGGTCGCCGCGGCTGCGTTCGTCGGCGGGCTCGTCACCACCTTCGCCGTGTACGCGCTGGCCCGCTCGGGTGGGCGCACCGAGGTGGTGACGCTGGTGCTGACGGGCGTGGCCATCAACGCGTTCGCGGGCGGGCTGCTCGCCTTCTTCACCTTCATCGCCTCGCCGGCCGCGCGCGAGCAGATCGTCTTCTGGCAGCTCGGGTCCCTCAACGGGGCGTCGTGGTCCTCGGTGGCGATCGTGGCGCCCCTGGTGGCGATCGGCCTCGTCATCGCCATGGCCCTCGCGCGCCGGCTGGACCTGCTGTCCTTGGGCGAGCGCGCGGCCCGGCACCTCGGGGTGAACGTCGAACGGCTCCGGCAAGGGGTCATCGTCCTCGTCGCCGTGCTGGTCGCCTCCGGGGTGGCGTTCACCGGCATCATCGCGTTCGTGGGGCTCGTGGTGCCGCACCTGGTGCGGATGGCGGCCGGCCCCGGTCATCGGCTGCTCGTCCCGGGCTCCGCGCTCGGCGGCGCCCTGGTGCTGCTGGTGGCAGACCTTGTCGCGCGCACGGCGATCGCCAACGCCGACCTGCCGCTGGGCATGCTCACCTCGCTGGTCGGCGGGCCGTTCTTCTTCTGGCTGCTGCGTCGCACGCGCGCCACGCAGGGCGGCTGGGCGTGA
- a CDS encoding heme ABC transporter ATP-binding protein, with translation MSARLLPWRRPVRLPTPHEPGALAARVRGAHLTRGATEVLCGVDLDVRAGEVRALLGPNGAGKSSLLGVLTGDLAPSAGSVEIDGEPLAHWSTTELALRRSVLLQHVGVSFPFTVTEVVRMGRAPWRGTPLDLEDDDAVAQGLVDADVTHLADRQFTALSGGERARAALARVLAQRTQVLLLDEPTAALDLRHQELVLQLARGHAQAGGAVVVVVHDLGLAAAYADQVTVLAHGRVVAEGPPADALTSELLTEVYEYPVEVFAHPRSARQVILPRR, from the coding sequence GTGAGCGCCCGCCTGCTCCCGTGGCGCCGGCCCGTCCGGCTTCCGACGCCCCACGAGCCCGGCGCGCTGGCGGCCCGGGTGCGAGGGGCTCACCTGACGCGCGGGGCCACCGAGGTGCTGTGCGGGGTCGACCTCGACGTCCGCGCCGGCGAGGTGCGCGCGCTGCTCGGCCCCAACGGGGCCGGGAAGTCGTCGCTGCTGGGCGTCCTCACGGGCGATCTGGCGCCGTCCGCGGGAAGCGTCGAGATCGACGGGGAGCCGCTGGCGCACTGGAGCACCACCGAGCTGGCGCTGCGCCGATCGGTGCTGCTCCAGCACGTCGGCGTCTCCTTCCCCTTCACTGTCACCGAAGTAGTGCGGATGGGACGGGCGCCGTGGCGGGGCACGCCGCTCGACCTGGAGGACGACGACGCGGTCGCCCAGGGGCTGGTGGACGCCGACGTGACTCACCTGGCGGATCGCCAGTTCACCGCGCTCTCCGGCGGCGAGCGCGCCCGGGCGGCCCTGGCCAGGGTGCTCGCGCAGCGCACGCAGGTCCTGCTACTGGATGAGCCGACCGCGGCGCTCGACCTACGGCACCAGGAGCTCGTGCTGCAGCTCGCGCGCGGCCACGCGCAGGCGGGCGGCGCTGTGGTGGTCGTGGTCCACGATCTCGGGCTCGCCGCCGCCTATGCCGACCAGGTGACGGTGCTCGCCCATGGGCGGGTCGTCGCGGAGGGCCCTCCGGCAGATGCCCTGACGTCCGAGCTGCTCACCGAGGTGTACGAGTACCCGGTGGAGGTCTTCGCCCATCCGCGGTCTGCCCGCCAGGTCATCCTCCCGAGGCGTTGA
- a CDS encoding TetR/AcrR family transcriptional regulator produces the protein MPKIIGGSLHEHREQTRQKLFTALSTLMEDRGFDAITLADIAAAAGVGRTAVYNHFADKESLLVAFITDETEQYVATLERSLVDVEDPTEQLRAYVRAQAQLKRVYHLAPGPDLRSVLSRATQQRVREHVMLVEQILRRILRAGIETGAFAEQDIDTTVPLVNACLSSRSVPEADGPDRDRAIESTLAFVLRAVGARDMAAA, from the coding sequence ATGCCCAAGATCATCGGCGGGTCTCTGCACGAGCACCGCGAGCAGACGCGCCAGAAGCTGTTCACGGCGCTCTCGACGCTCATGGAGGATCGCGGCTTCGACGCGATCACCCTCGCTGACATCGCCGCCGCGGCCGGCGTGGGGCGCACTGCCGTGTACAACCACTTCGCCGACAAGGAGTCGCTGCTCGTCGCGTTCATCACCGACGAGACGGAGCAGTACGTGGCGACCTTGGAACGCTCCCTCGTGGACGTCGAGGACCCCACCGAGCAGCTCCGCGCCTACGTCCGCGCGCAGGCCCAGCTCAAGCGGGTGTACCACCTGGCCCCCGGGCCCGACCTGCGATCGGTGCTCTCCCGGGCCACGCAGCAGCGGGTCCGCGAGCACGTGATGCTGGTCGAGCAGATCCTGCGGCGCATCCTGCGCGCCGGGATCGAGACCGGCGCCTTCGCCGAGCAGGACATCGACACCACGGTGCCGTTGGTCAACGCGTGCCTCTCGAGCCGAAGCGTGCCCGAGGCGGACGGCCCCGACCGCGACCGCGCGATCGAGTCGACCCTAGCGTTCGTGCTGCGTGCTGTCGGCGCCCGGGACATGGCCGCGGCCTGA
- a CDS encoding GNAT family N-acetyltransferase has translation MRIRQQHSDEWPAVLDVVRRSFADADHRFVELVERIHNSPDFVEQLSYVAEVNHELLGNIILSKVPLHTQRGVVQARLVAEFGVVPEHRHHGLGSALLRSVLRSAENGMASMVLAAGSPSYYQRFGFRQSTDLGVSSPSAAIPDQHFLMMPLPQYDPVVDRGRPELPSYFAETGVKWPR, from the coding sequence ATGCGGATTAGGCAGCAGCACTCGGACGAGTGGCCCGCGGTGCTCGACGTCGTGCGGCGGTCGTTCGCCGACGCCGACCACCGCTTCGTCGAGCTGGTGGAGCGGATCCACAACTCGCCGGACTTCGTGGAGCAGTTGTCCTATGTCGCGGAGGTCAACCACGAGCTCCTCGGCAACATCATCCTGAGCAAGGTCCCCCTGCACACCCAGCGCGGAGTCGTGCAGGCGCGCCTGGTCGCAGAGTTCGGGGTGGTCCCCGAGCATCGCCACCATGGGCTCGGGTCCGCGCTGCTGCGCAGTGTCCTGAGGTCCGCCGAGAACGGCATGGCCTCGATGGTGCTGGCGGCGGGATCGCCCTCGTACTACCAGCGCTTCGGCTTCCGCCAGTCGACGGACCTGGGGGTGTCGTCGCCCTCCGCCGCGATCCCGGACCAGCACTTCCTGATGATGCCGCTGCCGCAGTACGACCCGGTCGTGGACCGTGGGCGGCCGGAGCTGCCGTCCTACTTCGCGGAGACCGGCGTCAAATGGCCGCGCTGA
- a CDS encoding heme oxygenase (biliverdin-producing) gives MTTTTHSSAVEQAAMTTPLSTLLREGTRPEHEAAEQMGFVEQLMAGHLDRAAYTDLAVQQHAIYTALEAASAEIRAQPGGETIVFDELTRVPSIEADLAFLLGPDWAQQMRVLPATERYAARLRETGSSIALYVAHAYTRYLGDLSGGQIIQRMLERHYGFGAEGVSFYHFAQIPKAKPFKDAYRERLDALDLDEDQRATAVAEAKRAFEHNRALFAELGALHLR, from the coding sequence GTGACCACCACGACCCACTCCTCCGCGGTGGAGCAGGCCGCCATGACGACCCCGCTGTCGACGCTGCTCCGAGAGGGCACCCGGCCCGAGCACGAGGCCGCCGAGCAGATGGGTTTCGTCGAGCAGCTCATGGCGGGCCACCTCGACCGCGCCGCGTACACCGACCTCGCCGTCCAGCAGCACGCGATCTACACGGCGCTCGAGGCCGCGAGCGCGGAGATCCGCGCCCAGCCCGGTGGCGAGACGATCGTCTTCGACGAGCTGACGCGGGTGCCGTCCATCGAGGCGGACCTCGCGTTCCTGCTCGGGCCGGATTGGGCGCAGCAGATGCGCGTGCTGCCTGCCACCGAGCGGTATGCCGCACGCCTGCGCGAGACCGGGTCCTCGATCGCCCTATACGTCGCGCACGCCTACACCCGCTACCTGGGAGACCTCTCCGGCGGCCAGATCATCCAGCGCATGCTGGAACGCCACTACGGGTTCGGCGCGGAGGGCGTGAGCTTCTACCACTTCGCGCAGATCCCGAAGGCGAAGCCCTTCAAGGACGCCTACCGCGAGCGCCTCGACGCCTTGGACCTCGACGAGGACCAGCGCGCCACCGCCGTCGCCGAGGCGAAGCGCGCCTTCGAGCACAACCGCGCGCTCTTCGCCGAGCTCGGCGCACTGCACCTGCGCTGA
- a CDS encoding GGDEF domain-containing protein has protein sequence MRQLAVAAHRLDRCRTLAEVSELASTLSRDILDAHTVAFCRIEQETCRVVAVSPGDPERDLAKASTYRAEDRPALRRLLRDRASWVAHSPEVAGQLEVGDEIEAEALRVLGHTSGLAAPVIVNESVWGQVYATRGAGQPLFEIDDVATAEVLASLIAGAVARVDLEDQVRHLVSDDPLTGLGNRRVADHAAQTALDGLDETCIVMCDVDGLKRVNDEHGHDAGDDLLRAVADVLRRIQDELPGTTAARLGGDEFCLVTTDLPRSVVSQTVARTLAGYPLPHGAAISWGIASTADAHADSTRTLFRRADAAQYQAKRSRARAAKALERRNAESAVTVDRLITAVVAAVVAAQTGEVTRLCALAGAAAAALGGSTWTVLRYTDGVPAAVARGGTPSDEPGDGQTLTVEHAPWVVQVETTAPRDATDSLTQALQALIDVAIQGAR, from the coding sequence GTGCGCCAGCTCGCTGTCGCCGCCCATCGGCTCGACCGCTGCCGCACCCTCGCGGAGGTGTCAGAGCTCGCGTCGACGCTGTCCCGGGACATCCTCGACGCGCACACCGTCGCGTTCTGCCGGATCGAGCAGGAGACGTGCCGCGTCGTCGCCGTGAGCCCTGGCGACCCCGAGCGCGACCTCGCGAAGGCCTCGACCTACCGGGCGGAGGACCGCCCCGCCCTCCGACGCCTGCTGCGCGACCGCGCGAGCTGGGTGGCGCACTCCCCCGAGGTGGCGGGGCAGCTCGAGGTCGGCGACGAGATCGAGGCCGAGGCCCTGCGCGTGCTGGGCCACACCTCGGGCCTCGCCGCGCCGGTCATCGTCAACGAGTCCGTGTGGGGCCAGGTGTACGCCACCCGTGGCGCGGGCCAGCCGCTCTTCGAGATCGACGACGTGGCCACGGCGGAGGTGCTCGCCAGCCTCATCGCGGGCGCGGTCGCCCGGGTCGACCTCGAAGACCAGGTGCGCCACCTCGTCTCCGACGACCCGCTCACCGGCCTCGGCAACCGCCGGGTCGCCGACCACGCCGCCCAGACCGCCCTCGACGGCCTCGACGAGACCTGCATCGTCATGTGCGACGTGGACGGCCTCAAGCGCGTCAACGACGAGCACGGCCACGACGCCGGCGACGACCTGCTGCGCGCCGTGGCGGACGTGCTGCGCCGCATCCAGGACGAGCTGCCCGGGACGACGGCCGCACGGCTCGGCGGCGACGAGTTCTGCCTGGTGACCACAGACCTCCCGCGGTCGGTCGTGAGCCAGACGGTGGCACGGACGCTCGCCGGCTACCCGCTCCCGCACGGCGCCGCCATCTCGTGGGGCATCGCCTCCACAGCCGACGCCCACGCCGACAGCACCCGCACCCTGTTCCGGCGGGCCGACGCCGCCCAGTACCAGGCGAAGCGCAGCCGGGCCCGGGCCGCGAAGGCCCTCGAGCGGCGCAACGCGGAGTCGGCGGTCACGGTGGACCGGCTCATCACCGCAGTGGTCGCCGCGGTCGTCGCCGCCCAGACCGGGGAGGTCACGCGGCTGTGCGCGCTCGCCGGCGCCGCGGCAGCCGCCCTGGGCGGGTCCACCTGGACGGTGCTGCGGTACACCGACGGCGTGCCCGCCGCCGTGGCCCGCGGCGGCACGCCGTCGGACGAGCCCGGCGACGGGCAGACGCTGACCGTCGAGCACGCGCCGTGGGTGGTGCAGGTCGAGACGACCGCCCCGCGCGACGCCACCGACTCGCTCACCCAGGCCTTGCAGGCGCTGATCGACGTGGCGATCCAGGGCGCGCGCTGA
- a CDS encoding NHL domain-containing thioredoxin family protein — MTTTSDRRLPRVRASELTGRGWLNTGGVDLTLEGLRGKIVLLDFWTFCCINCLHVLDELRELEAQHRDVLVVIGVHSPKFVHEADPVALAAAVDRYEVRHPVLDDPNLTTWSAYAARAWPTLVVIDPEGYVVAQMAGEGHQNNVALLVRDLVAEHEAKGTLHRGDGPYVPPEPTSGTLRFPAKAVALPDGRLLVADAGHHSLAELEADGEALVRRIGSGERGLADGDAASARFSEPNGLSLVPEELRATLGYDVLVADTVNHALRGVRLADGAVTTVAGTGEQYMVGAADNVVAPDGDEPRADRSGLGYDGDPLGIRLSSPWDVAWSPAASAFVVAMAGNHTLWAFDPVADRIWRLAGTMNEGLVDGPADEAWFAQTSGLAVGPDGRLWLADSEVSALRSLDLPGTPAAGDAAHAVVGTATGAGLFDFGHRDGPADQALLQHPLGVAVLPDGSVAIADTYNGAIRRYARGLAADGSQAGPGEVTTLASGLAEPSGIVVLTEGEGVQLLVVESAAHRLTRVALPATLAGEILDAGAHRTQRPVTDLAPGVVRLDVVFTPAAGQKYDDRYGPSTRLQVSSTPPELLLEGAGDDVSLERALRLNPDVPEGVLHVTAHAASCDADPAIEYPACHLNAQDWGVPVRVTPGAADELTLPLHG; from the coding sequence GTGACCACGACGAGCGACCGCCGCCTGCCCCGTGTCCGCGCCTCTGAGCTGACCGGCCGCGGGTGGCTCAACACCGGTGGCGTCGACCTGACCCTCGAGGGCCTGCGCGGCAAGATCGTGCTGCTCGACTTCTGGACGTTCTGCTGCATCAACTGCCTGCACGTGCTCGACGAGCTGCGCGAGCTCGAGGCCCAGCACCGAGACGTGCTCGTGGTGATCGGCGTGCACTCTCCGAAGTTCGTGCACGAGGCCGACCCGGTGGCGCTGGCGGCGGCGGTGGACCGCTACGAGGTGCGCCACCCGGTGCTCGACGACCCAAATCTGACCACCTGGTCGGCTTACGCCGCGCGGGCCTGGCCGACGCTCGTCGTCATCGACCCCGAGGGCTACGTCGTCGCGCAGATGGCCGGCGAGGGCCACCAGAACAACGTCGCGCTCCTAGTCCGGGACCTCGTGGCCGAGCACGAGGCGAAGGGGACGCTGCACCGCGGCGACGGCCCTTACGTGCCCCCGGAGCCCACCTCCGGAACTCTGCGATTCCCTGCCAAGGCGGTCGCCCTGCCGGACGGGCGCCTGCTCGTCGCCGACGCGGGCCACCACTCGCTCGCCGAGCTCGAGGCCGACGGCGAGGCGCTGGTGCGGCGCATCGGCTCGGGCGAGCGCGGCCTCGCAGACGGCGACGCGGCGTCCGCCCGGTTCAGCGAGCCCAACGGCCTGAGCCTCGTGCCGGAGGAGCTCCGCGCCACGCTCGGGTACGACGTGCTCGTCGCGGACACCGTCAACCACGCGCTGCGCGGCGTGCGGCTGGCCGACGGCGCCGTGACGACCGTCGCGGGCACAGGCGAGCAGTACATGGTGGGCGCGGCCGACAACGTCGTCGCGCCGGATGGCGACGAGCCGCGCGCCGATCGGTCCGGCCTCGGGTACGACGGCGACCCGCTCGGAATCCGGCTGTCCTCCCCGTGGGACGTCGCCTGGTCGCCGGCCGCGTCGGCGTTCGTCGTGGCGATGGCGGGCAACCACACGCTGTGGGCCTTCGACCCGGTGGCCGATCGGATCTGGCGCCTCGCGGGCACCATGAACGAAGGGCTCGTGGACGGCCCCGCCGACGAGGCCTGGTTCGCCCAGACCTCGGGGCTCGCGGTGGGCCCGGACGGACGCCTCTGGCTCGCCGACTCCGAGGTGTCGGCGCTGCGCAGCCTCGACCTGCCCGGCACGCCCGCTGCCGGGGACGCCGCGCACGCCGTGGTCGGCACGGCCACGGGCGCCGGCCTGTTCGACTTCGGGCACCGCGACGGCCCTGCCGACCAGGCGCTGCTGCAGCACCCGCTCGGCGTCGCCGTGCTGCCCGACGGCTCGGTCGCGATCGCGGACACCTACAACGGCGCCATCCGCCGGTACGCGCGTGGCCTCGCCGCCGACGGCTCGCAGGCAGGGCCCGGCGAGGTGACGACGCTCGCCTCCGGGCTCGCCGAGCCGTCCGGGATCGTGGTGCTCACCGAGGGCGAAGGCGTGCAGCTGCTCGTCGTGGAGTCCGCGGCGCACCGCCTCACCCGCGTCGCGCTCCCGGCCACGCTCGCGGGCGAGATCCTCGACGCAGGGGCCCACCGCACCCAGCGGCCCGTCACCGACCTCGCGCCGGGCGTCGTGCGCCTCGACGTGGTGTTCACCCCGGCCGCCGGGCAGAAGTACGACGACCGGTACGGCCCCTCAACCCGGCTGCAGGTCTCCTCGACGCCCCCCGAGCTGCTGCTCGAGGGCGCGGGGGACGACGTGTCGCTCGAGCGCGCGCTGCGCCTCAACCCCGATGTTCCCGAGGGCGTGCTGCACGTGACCGCGCATGCCGCGAGCTGCGACGCCGACCCGGCCATCGAGTACCCGGCCTGCCACCTGAACGCGCAGGACTGGGGTGTCCCGGTGCGGGTCACGCCCGGCGCGGCGGACGAGCTGACGCTGCCGCTGCACGGCTGA
- a CDS encoding S1 family peptidase, with amino-acid sequence MNRDEAREVKAQLADYVDELVQRQGLQPLDLDVSAASGPTLGLGLAPREGGGYAMAVRYRLGVPAVRRLARKVVEQAGPAVDVRRTGRIRPITAGDVADAQSGERRAGQRLPVATALAEGETGRARPLRPGVSIAHVDVTAGTLGAFVRRDGVLHALSNFHVLAGSPGARLGDVVVQPGPADGGSAPRDRVGTLAATVPLERGRRATVDAALALLDVQEADLRYPVGPISTTTVAFGNEEVAKIGRTTAVTTGRVTAIELDDVVVGYGNPLGNLRFDDQIEVESTGSGPFSRGGDSGSLVYRADGVALGLLFAGSETGGSNGSGLTYLNPIDAVLSALGAELAG; translated from the coding sequence ATGAACAGGGACGAGGCGCGAGAGGTCAAGGCGCAGCTCGCCGACTACGTGGACGAGCTGGTCCAGCGCCAAGGGCTCCAGCCGCTCGACCTCGACGTGAGCGCGGCGAGCGGGCCCACGCTCGGGCTCGGGCTCGCGCCGCGCGAGGGCGGCGGGTACGCGATGGCGGTGCGGTACCGGCTCGGCGTGCCCGCGGTGCGGCGGCTCGCCCGCAAGGTCGTCGAGCAGGCGGGACCTGCCGTCGACGTGCGGCGCACCGGGCGCATCCGGCCCATCACGGCCGGCGACGTCGCGGACGCGCAGAGCGGGGAGCGCCGGGCCGGTCAGCGGCTGCCGGTGGCCACCGCGCTCGCGGAGGGGGAGACCGGGCGCGCCCGCCCGCTGCGCCCTGGGGTGTCCATCGCGCACGTCGATGTCACGGCCGGGACCCTCGGCGCCTTCGTCCGGCGGGACGGCGTGCTGCACGCGCTCTCGAACTTCCACGTCCTGGCCGGGTCGCCGGGGGCGCGGCTCGGTGACGTCGTGGTCCAGCCCGGGCCGGCGGACGGAGGGTCCGCGCCGCGCGACCGGGTGGGGACGCTCGCGGCCACCGTGCCGCTCGAGCGTGGGCGGCGCGCCACCGTCGACGCCGCCCTGGCGCTCCTCGACGTGCAGGAGGCCGATCTGCGGTACCCCGTCGGGCCGATCAGCACCACCACGGTCGCCTTCGGCAACGAGGAGGTCGCGAAGATCGGCCGCACCACCGCTGTCACGACGGGACGGGTCACCGCGATCGAGCTCGACGACGTGGTGGTCGGCTACGGCAACCCGCTCGGCAACCTGCGGTTCGACGACCAGATCGAGGTGGAGTCGACGGGGTCGGGCCCGTTCTCCCGCGGCGGCGACTCCGGCTCGTTGGTCTACCGCGCTGACGGCGTCGCCCTCGGGCTGCTCTTCGCGGGCAGCGAGACGGGTGGGTCGAACGGCTCTGGACTCACGTACCTGAACCCGATCGACGCGGTGCTGTCGGCCTTGGGCGCCGAGCTGGCGGGCTGA